From Trachemys scripta elegans isolate TJP31775 chromosome 18, CAS_Tse_1.0, whole genome shotgun sequence:
CTTTCTGTGCCCTGTACCTTTAAATCTCTAAGGCCACCCTTGCATTTTCTGCAGAGACAGGCAGCCATGTTGTGTTGAGTTCATTGCAGACTGTAACAGGGGAGGCCCACACCATGCTCTCCCACTGAGACGTTGTTTCATTCCTTCTTGCCCTGTTGTCTTCTCACTATGAGATAAGGGTTAGCCTGACTGAAAGCAGCTGCTTACTCTTTCTGgctggaaaacataaccccatgTGCTCACACAGCTCCAGCTCCCTCACATTCAGATTCATTCTGTTTCTGAGTCACCAGCCAGCTGGCCTCTCAGAGCTAAGGAGAACCACAGCTATTAACATatgcctctccccagccccagctgctcccagggcagggcgGGAGGTgggaaaaaattatttatatgAGCCCAATTCCCCTCCCCTGAGACACTCCCACAGATCTGGGCTTTCTTCAGTTATCCTGTGTGTTAGGGTCTCCGGCGGGAGAGGCAACCTGGCCCTACAGAATGCTCAGGCCTGAGCCCCGGTGCCTCAGTGGGCAGCCCTGGATGGGGCACAAGGAGGGGGGTGTCGGCGTTGGCTGCAGGGAAGACACTGGCCATGGCTGAGTTTGCTTTGCTGGAATGTACAGCACACAGGCGCAGTGGGGACCTAGTCCGAGCCATTAGcacctccctcctttccccaggcTCCCGCTCTGGAAAGTGGTGTCTATGTGGTACGGCCTGGCAGGACTCCGCGCTGTGCTGCCATGTGGCAGGCTGTGGCCAGAGCCTCCGGGAGCATGGCCAAGGATGTGCGCGCTGGGAGCGGGTTGTGTTAGTGTGGCAGCCATGTGGGCTGCAGCTCAGGCAACAACGCTGGGAAATCTGCGTTGCTCTATCCAGACGGGGCCCAGGGAGGCGGCTACGTGCAGCGAAGCAGCCCAGGCCTGTGGCGGCTACGAAAGGGTTAAAGCCACGCTTGGGGCTGCTCCGTGCGCTGGCGTGGCACAGCAACGCCAGGAAAATTAACTGCGAGCTGCCACCAGGGGCTCCAGCCTCATTCCGCGCAGTGACTTATGCAGCTCGGCTGGCCAAAGTGCTGCTTAATTGAACACATGTGTGTGGGCTTTAGGGAGCGGCTGATCTCGGAAACAGGGCCCTTTGGAGACCAGGGGGCTGCATCCTGTCCAAAAGCCCAGGTCCCACATGGAGCCAGGCATGCGAGCGAGATCCAAACCACAGCTGGATTTGAACCGAATCTCCCAGCATCTGGGCTAATTTGCTGCATTTTGATTAATcgtggggagggggcacagacaGGAGAAGCTCCCGCTCAGACCTCCCAAAAGAGCCAATGACTTAACCAGAACTGTTTCCAATCTGCTCACCACATTGAGGCGAAAGTGCCCCCTTCCTGCACGCTCCTGTTCACAGCCGTTCGCTGTCTCCAGCACGCCCAGCCTCGCTGGCAACCTCACAGCCGGAGTCAGCCACTCCCTTGCGCCACCTCATCACGGCACCGGGCTCCCAGCATCTGGGCTGCTCTTGGGAGGCTGGGGGGCCAAGGGGGTAGGGCTGCGCCTAGGTCCCAGGCCCAGCTGTGCCCCTGTGGCGATGGCTGACATCAGCAAGTCCTGTCCCCTCTCTGGGGAGAACAGCATGGACCCACCTGTGCAAAGCACATGCAGCTCACACAGGCCTTGAGCGAGTTCAGCATCTTTATGGCTGGGTCTCAGGGCATCAGAGCTAGCCCAGGGCATCTCTGCCAGTCTCGGGGGCAGTGAGACTTAGGGGTGCCTGACCTTTGACCTCTGCTCCCAACCCAACATAAGATCAAACCTTCCCAATCTGAGTAGTTTTAAGTGGTTGTTTTCCCCAGAGGGCCAGGAGAGGACGTTGCTCTGCTCCCAGGCCTTGTGGGGAGCATCCCTTTGCCGGTGTGTGCTGGGCATGACTGTGGCCCTCCTTCGAGCTGCGACAGGACACACCCCACCCGCTAGCCCTTTGCCGGATGTGGACTCTATGCCAGCTCTAGGCCCCATGCACCCGCTCCTGGCTCTGCCTGGCCAATGAGCTTAGTGCAGGGGCCCAACACGGGCAGGCAGTGAGTTAAAGCAAAGCCTAGGGAAAGGGATCGGCTGAGTTCAGGGCGCCCTGTGAAATCTCCATTTCCAACACCAACCTTTACCTGTCCCAACCTCGCCTTCCATGCTCCCTCCCCCCTGGGAAGCCCTCCTCTCCACTGACAGCTGAGAGGCAGGAGGGATGCTGGAAAGGAGTGAGAAAGGCTGAGCGTTGAGtcacttctcctcccttccccgtcCCTGCCTGTTTGATCCCTGAGGCGCTCTTGCCCCTGGGAGGAGGCTGAGCCCGGCTCAGGGACGCGGCCTTGTCATTCACCAGGCACCCAGGCAGCAGCGGGTGCCTCCTAGGCCTCAGGGAGGCAGCTGTCTCGGAGCTTCTCGTTGGGTTGATTTATGCAGCACAGCCTATAAATTACCCGGATGGAGCCCGCGGGAGCCATTCCTCACAGCAACGTCCAGAACCTGCTGCCAGAATCCAAACCATTTCCAGCCATTAATTGAAcaggaaaaagggggaaattagTGCCCAGGGACCTGGGATTAAACCGAGTCTCTGTAATGAGCAGGTCACGTTCTCCCAGCTCACAGGACCCAGCAGGTATCCCAGCGAGGCAGGCAGGTGTGGCCTTTCTCAGCCTGGGCCAAGGTGCAGCCTGCTAACCCCGGCCAGGGGCAGGCCGTCCTGTGGGGTGGCtaagggggtggagctgggcacaGACCAGTGGAGAAGGGAGCTTGTTTTTGTGCCCAGACGCCAAGCGAGACCTGAGGTTACCGGTGCACCGTACAGTCCAAGCTCACTGCATTGCACAGCAGGGATCTCATGCAGACACATGCACAGAGCTTGGGTGCATGGAGCTGGACAGACTCTTCTCCAGAGTCAATCTTGCTCCAGTACACGACAGCAGTGCTGCTGGTTCTGATCCAGCAAGATTGGTCTAATAGCTAGAGAGCCCAGCCTAGGCCAGCTGCCCTTTGTGCAACCCCAGTTCTGTTAGAACAAACAGAGACAGATTTACTTCCAAGAGCTAAACGTCAGAACCTGAAGAGATGGGAGGAGTCAGCTGCCGGTCAGGGATGAATGTACATAAGAgcctgtgagagtgggggataGATGGCCAGTCCCTGGCTTCCACTTCTGCACCAACTCCTTCACACACACATGCCcgcatgcacaaacacacacgtgcacatgcacgcgcacacactTGCATGCACATGcagacccacacacacacacacacacacacactgcacctgGTCAGGAACCTGAACAATTCTCATTCTCTCGCACAAGCAGCATTTGCGCCCCCAGGGGTTTGGCAGGTGTCAGTTCTAACCCGGGTGTGGTACAAAGGCCACACAGGTGTTTGTGTCTCCGCAGAACAGCCATTCCACATGCGCATCAATGGAGCCTGGAGCAAGCCCCCATGTCTCTGTTCTTGGGGCGGGGTCAGGCTGCATTTAAAGGAAGCCGGCTCCCTTCATGCCCAAGTTGGCACCCCCCAGTGCCCTCCTTTCCAGCTGCTCAGCTGTGAGCAATGTTACCGTCAGCAGGCCTGCGTGCCAGGGGCCCGCTCTCATACTCAACATGGGAGCAGGGTGGGCGCATGGCCAGCCTGCCTGGGATTTACAGCTGTGCGCAGTGCTTGGGACACGCTGTGTGAAGGAACCAGCAGCAGATTACAGGGCAGAGTAAAACCCAAATGtaaacagccccacagcatgTGGTTCACCCCAAAACCCCAACAGAGAAGCCAGGGAGAGCAGGACGCCATGGGTGCAGAGGAAACCGCTGCCATCCAAGCTctcttcccagccagggcctgaggGTCTGCGGGGAGGGGGTTCTGAACAAACGGGATCTGAGTGAACATGTGAGTGTAGGCGGGACGTGAGCCTGGCATGCACACAGTAGGAGCGAGCGTGCAGGTGTGAGCACGCGTGCATATGAGTGTGCCCGTTCCTGTGGGAGGACAGGGGGCGTTGGTAGGCAGCGCTCTAATGAACACCCATTTAATTATTTCATGGCTCTCTCCTCAGCAGGTTTGTTGGGGCATTTTCACCATGAGCCATGACAGAGGCTGACGTGTTCTTTCCCCCGCACCCAGTTGGAGCACGTGTGGCTTCGGGCTTGTGCAAGAGCCTCCGTGCTGTGAGAAAGGGGAAGCGAAAGTCCGAAATGAGAGACAACCACCAAGTCCTGCTGGCCGGAGAGCCCCTCCCACCCTCGAGGAGACGTCACCCAGCGACATCCCTGGGCCTCTGCCtagcagccacttctggggggggaggcaggaatcGGAGAAACAGAAGTAGGGTGCCAGGCAAACCTCCACCCACTGCCCTAAAACGAACCAGTCCCTGGGCTGGCTCCACAGGTTGGCACTGCACAAGCCCAGGCACTGCTGGTATGGCTGTAAATCACTACCCACGgtgctctgcccttccccctacCTGTGACCCCAGGCCCCCACTAACTCTATCCCAACCCTCCCCAGGCCTGACCCCCACCAGTGTGAGCCCAAtcccaccctcccacacccccctcacccccacccccagcacacacCCCCGGCAGCACCTGCAGGAATCGCCCCCGAGCCCTGGCCTCTCCTCAACAATGTGGGTCCTGAGAGACTAAACTCtgaggctgggggaaagccaagcCTGGGATGCCACAGACCAATTCTCAGCCATGGAGGGAAGGGCCGCCTGCATCAGCAAGGGAGGCACTATGGCTAGCACAAGCCTGCTCATAGCCACGGGCCATCTAACTTCTCTGCAGCCAGTGGGGCCTGGCTGGCCCCTCAGCCGGCTGGATGCTGCACAACTAGTGGAGCAAGCCCAAGGCTAGAACGAGGGACTCCTGGGCCCTAATCCGAGCTCTGGCAGGGACGTCTGTAGGCGACTCACGCCCAGTCTCTTCCCCATGTGTGTAAATGGGCAGAAGCACGGCCCTGCCTGGCTGGCAGCAAGGGCCACGTGGGCTGTAACTAGAGCTCTGATAGTAGAGGGATCTTCAACCTAGCAAGCAAAGGCAGAATGAGACTTCCTGGCTAAGCACTAGACTGGCACTGAGCCACCCCCCAATTCACCAAGGGGTGGAGTCTTTCAATccagaactaggggccaccaaataaaattaatgggcagcaggtttgaaacaaataaaaggaagttcttcttcacacagcgcacagtcaacttgtggaactccttacctgaggaggttgtgaaggctaggactataacagcgtttaacaGAATTCATgctggttaagtccattaatggctattagccaggatgggtaaggaatggtgtccctagcctctgtttgtcagagggtggagatggatggcaggagagagatcacttgatcattgcctgttaggttcactccctctggggcacctgacattggccactgtcggtagacaggatactgggctggatacagggccggctccaggcaccagccgagcaagctcgtgcttaggacggcagattctaaggggcggctttccgcccaatcctagggcagcacggatgcccgcccccctttttttttgttggacTCTGGGTCCAGCTGCCCTGCGCcctggtttgctttttttttttttgcttggggcagcaaaaaagtcaaagccggccctggctggctgGACCTTTGGtgtggccgttctgatgttcagACTGGGTGTCGCATTGTAAAAGCTCGGCTCTGGCTCAGCCCGAAGTCCTATTCCACGCAGGAGTTGCTGGGtgatgttctctggcctgggctatgcaggagctgagacaagatgatcacagggGAAGCTGTAGAAGAACGTGGTGACTATGCCCAGCGCCAGCCCAAAGCAGAAGggctccacttctcccccagcAGGAGGCTGGCAGCTGCCTAACCGTTCCTCCAAGCCTTTTTTATCAAGAGTCATCTCCATTTGAGGGGTCTCAGAGAATCGCCTCTGGACCTTGCCCCCACAGAGCTCTGGAGAGCCCACGAATGGTACCagtgcccccccgccccggtcATTGTTAATAACCAGATAAAGGCATTGCAGGGGATGACCTCCCATGGGCTGTCAGGCCAACAGCCATGGGACCAAAGAACCGTGCTGGGGCAAGAGCATCCAGAGAGGAGACCCTGACATCAGCTGTCCCAGTGTCTCAGGCCTGAGGAGGCTTCCAGGAACTGTTCTGTGCCACACTTCCCCTGCCTGTGTTCCCCACCCTTCCCAAGTCTGGTGTGAGACTCCCAGCCCTGATGGTACCAGCAGGTGGTGCTAAGTGTCTGTCACAGAACATCCTTTTCCTTGGGGATCCAGAATAGATCCAAACCACTGGTCCACCGAAAAGCTACTAGGAGAAGCTATTGGAGTCTCCATACTGAGGCTTTAGGCCTTTGCCAAACGGAAATGAATTCAGCCTGAAATGTGTTGGAGCTGAAAAACGTTCAAAGAAGCCACTGCAGACATATTTTGCTCATGAAATTATCCTCACTGCTTCATAGCACATGGAAGGGGCCGGGCTGCTGGGAAGCTGTAGAGCTAATTATAGGGGATTCCTTCTTTCCAAAATCAGCTTAATTTGGAAGAATCTGCTTGAGGTTTTCCCTAATTGCTTTCTCAAGCTCCAAGCAATTGCTGCTCGCTTACATTTAATGTCCTCTTCCTCCTGAGCACCGTGGCGTCAGAATCCAGCAGAACTTCCCTTAATGTGAAGTTAGAGTGCACTAATCAGATGCAAAATTATACATTGTGGAAAACACACAACggtctcccttcccccccgcatCTCCTCTCAGGGCTGTAATTATTACACGCACACATTTGGCTGGCAGAGGCGGGAGGATGCGGTCGCATGGTGCACTGGGAGTCACAGTTGGAAGTGTTTAAGACAGGGCTCAGATCTCGAACTCACAGAACCTTGTCTCCATGCAGGGAAGGCCCAGCTACCTGTGGGATAACATGCACAGGCACCGTGTCTGGACCTGAGTGTTTCTGACAGTGTGTAACAGATTGATGTCTGAATTTGGAATTTTCCCTGGGGCGTTCAAGCCTGTCTTATCAGAACTCCCATTAACGAGGGCTGGGTATATCCCCTGGCATTTGATATCAGCCCATTCATTATGGGCTGGAGTCTGACTAGCATAAAAAGACATTTACACTGCAGACCTGGAGATCAGCTCTACCAAGTCTCCTGATGAACTGCCCAGCCCTGCTAGCCAACTGTCTAGAACCAGGAGAGTAGCCAGCAAGCTCTGAAGTTCCCTCCTGTGCTCACCCAAATATTTAAGCTTCCATTTAACCAACAGTTGATTGTGTCCCACTAAGCTTCCAAACAACCATCCTAATGTTCGGGTTAATCCTGTGCCACAGTAAAGCCAGCATACAACTACAAAGCTAGAGTGGATGTGGAAGGAGTTGGAAATCATCCCCCTTAGAACGTACTCACTGATGGATGTTAAAAATCAGCTACTAAcagcagacatttttaaaatcagaagatcCTGCtaacttgcatctaagagttttCAAAGAGCTGGCTGAGTATCTCGCTGGACTGTTActattgattttcagtaagtcttgaaACACGGGGGAAGTTCAGGAAGAAGGAAGAAAGCTACTGTTGTGTCAATATTTCACAAGGGAAACTAGATGAATCAGCTtatataggcctgtcagtctgacccCGATCCCAGTCAAGGTAATGGAATAGTTCTGATGGGATTcagttaaaaaagaattaaaggaggataatgtaattaaggccattcaacatgggtttatggaaaatagatactGTCAACCTAACTTGatctatgtatttttaaatgagattacaaatttggttgataaagataacagtattgatgtaatatacttagacttctatacCCCATATGACTTGGCACCACACGACATGTTGGATacaaaactagaaagatataaaatgaacatggcacacattaaatggattaaaaactggctgactgataggtctcaaaacgtAACTGTAaacggggaatcatcattgaTCAGGTGAGTTTCTACTGGGGTATCACAGGAATCGTTTCTAGGACTTACACTAATtaccatttttatcaatgacctggcagaaaagaaaatcatCACCGATCAAGTCTGCAGATGACCCAAAGATTGGGAGCGTGAcaagtaatgaagaggacaaaGTGATCAGGATCATTTGGTAAGCTGGCTGCAAACAAACAATGCACGTTTTAACACAGCTAAATGTCAATGTCCATCCCTGGAAACAAAGAACACAGGCTGAAGTTACAGGGTGGGGGACTCTAGCCTGGGACAGGGACTCTGCAGAGACGTGAAGGTGATAGTGTCTTGTGTCGGGGTAGGGTTCTTCTGCTTTTGTTGATGCTCCAGTGTCCTGACACAGGGCCCATCTGGGCTCAAAGATGTTGCTTGTTCTCACTCTTGATTGGGTTACATGAGGCCCATCCCATGGTGGGTGATGCTTCATCCGGCCAGCTGTAATATTCTACCGTTGACACCTCTCCTAAAGGACACCACGGAAACCTCTGCCAATCACCATCACAAACAGCGACTTCACTGCTTCCAGCAAACACCTCGCTGACCCCGCCTTTGGTGACctggccaggagctgggcagaCACAGGTGTAATATGGCAGCCTGGGCATGCCTCTGTCACATTCCTCTGCCACATGGAAGTTGTGGTGGCCACATACACagtgtctccccccacccccaatggctGCTTTTCTAGCTCCTCTCGACTCTTCCAGACCTTCTGCATGTGAGTGAATTAAACCAGCTTAGACCCCCTGCCATGTAGTGAGCCAAATGCAAAGGTGAAGTGTAAATGCCTGAGTGTCACATGCTGCTACATGGGCCTGGGTCTAAGTGGAAGGGAGCAGTTTTCACTCCCATGCAAAGGGGCCAGAGGAAAGTGTGACAGGAGCTCGGACCCTCTCTGGACTCTCCTGCACTCACTCTGCCCTGGGCCCACAAACTCCATGTCTCATCTGCTGTTGGACTGGGCTCCGAATAGAGGGAGTGTCCATGGCCATTTGTCACTGTGGGCCTGTCTATGCCACAAGCACAACTGGCTCATGACACCCTCGGCCAGCTCCATGCAAACAGCGCCGAGCTGGGCTGCACAACAGCTTGTTTATTTCACAACAGGCGATGTGTCAGCCACATGGTGTGTCACACCTACCAGCCACCCAGCTGGGCCTGCcggtgcatgctgggaaaatcTGGGCAGTTGCCCCAGggtacctgggggggagggggaggagtgtctGGAGGCCATGCAGGCATTGGCACCCATAGTGCAGTGCGTTCTGCAATGCCAGCATCTGCTGAGCTGCTCATAGCTGGGGgccacctcccagcctgggcgACCCCCTTCGTTGGCATGGTTACTATCCCTGCCCCGGTGTGTGTGGTCTCCAGCCATGTGGGGCACAGGAGTCTGAGTCCCACTAGTTACCCTGGTTCCCCCACATGGGGCCAGATGGGGCTCATGAGGGGCCCGTGGCCCTTTGCTCCCTGacagccaaggtctgcaccaaGAACTGCGCATCTGTTACCTTGCCCTGGACCCCGTCCCCTTCTGCCAGTCTGCCGGGGACTCGCAGTGGGGACGCGGATCCCGGGGAGGCAAAGGTGGGAACATTTTCCCAAGGGAAGGATTTTCCATTGAGacaaagacattaaacaaaaaaaggaagaaagaaagaaacaaggtCCTTTGGGGAGCAGGATCCAGGAGATTGGGGGGGAGCTGGACTGAGGGGAGCAGGGATGAAGGGAGCTGGGACGGGGGATTGGGGGAGCTGGGATGGAGGGAGCTGGGACGGAGGATTGggggagcagggatggagggagCTGGGACGGGGATTGGAGGGAGCTGGACTGAggggagcagggatggagggagCTGGGACGGGGGATTGGGGGGAGCTGGGATGGAGGGAGCTGGGACAGGgggagctgggacaggggattgtgggcagcagggatggagggagCTGGGACGAGGGATTGGGGGGAGCAGGGATGAAGTGGGGAAGCTGCATCGAGGAGTTTGAGGGGagctggatgggggtgggggagctggacTGGGGGGAGCTGGGACGGGAGATTGGGGGGAGCTGGGATGCAGGGACTTGGATCGGGAGATTGGGGGGCGCTGGGCCGGGGATTTTCCTCCGAACTTTCCCGCAGAGCCAAACCAGGAGCGCACCCCCGGGCCCGCGCGGTCTTTACCGCCTTTCCCCTGCTGGGTCCCAGCACTCAGGGACGCTTTTCCTTCCTTCAATTGCCATATTTGGGTGTCGCATTCCCAAGATCGATTGGCCAATGTAAGTCACGTGGtggccccccaaaaaacaactttCATTTTCAATCCCCCCCCCACTAACCGGTGCCCGATGCGCACAGCGCTCTGCCGCCAGCCGGCCCCGCCCGCGCCGAGGGGTTCCCCCGGCTCCGCTGTGCCCACTCCGCGCCCCGGCCGGGGACTGTCCGTACGAGGGAAGGCCGCAGGCGGGGCCCCGGAGAGCCCAGCCTGGGCTAGGCGCGCCCCGTCCGCCCGGCGGGCGCTCCCGCTGCCCACAGGCCAGTGGCTTCCCTTGCCCAGGCTGCGAGGAGGCCCCGCCCGCCCCTAGCCCGGAGGCCCCGCGTAGCTGGGCTGGGGTCGCTGCGCACGGGGGCTGGGGACTGAGCGGGACCGGGCCTGGCTCTCCCCGAGGGCTCCAGACCCGCGGCGCCCCAGGTCTGGCTCCGGGTCTCCAGCCCTGCACCAGCGGCCTTCCCGCTCCCCGAGGCCCCGGCTTCCCTGGTCCCGCCCGCagagcccctgtcctgccccgccTGAGCCCAGGAGTGTCCGGCCCAGCCAGACCCTCCCCGCAGTGGGCAGCTGGCGAGCCGAGACCCGCCTGCACCCCGGCGAAGCACAGAACTCCCTCGCCCCGGAGGGGAAGCCGACCCCGGGCCGGGAGCTGCCGGGCCCTACGGAGCCCCCTGTGCTGACAGCGACCCCTGTCCCCCCAGGGTGCCAGGGCCGCGCACCTGCGTGGGGAGGAGCCGCCTGGCACCGCGGATGAGCGGGGCGAGGGACGCTAGATGGCAGCAGGGACCGGCGCTACCGCCAGCCGGGGCCCGGCCGAGAGGCGAGCGAGCGCCCGGCAGGAGAACCGCTGCACCTGGCCTAAGAGATGAGCCCAAGGTAGGTGCGGGGGCTGCTGAGCCGGAGAGCCGCCGACTCCCGGACAGCGCAGGGGCAGGTGACCGGCCCAGGCCCGGACGGGGACATCAGCGGGGGACTCAGGAGCCCGACACCGCCGGGAGCCACATCCGAGACTAAAGGGGGAGCCCAGCCCCGTTCCCGTCCCCATCCCCCCGCGGGACCCGCTCCCCGGCGCCCTTCGGGCCCGTCCTGTGCGGGACTAGCGCCGTTTATCCGCAGCTGGAAGTGCCCCGCGGCGGGAGCAGGAAACCNAGCCACCTGGGCCTCAAGCCCTTCGCTTGCGACGCCTGCGGCATGCGCTTCACCCGGCAGTACCGGCTCACCGAGCACATGCGCATCCACTCGGGCGAGAAGCCCTATGAGTGCCAGGTGTGCGGCGGCAAGTTCGCCCAGCAGCGCAACCTCATCAGCCACATGAAGATGCACGTGGCCGGGCCCGACGGCAAGGCCAAGCTGGACTTCCCTGAGAGCGTCTTCGCCATGGCGCGGCTCACGGCCGACCAGCTGGGCCTCAAGCAGGAGAAAGCGGCCGAGCTGCTGTCGCACACCTCACACTTCCTCAGCGACCCCAAGGGCCTGGAGAGCCTGTACCCGCTGGCCCGGTTCACAGCCGAGCACCTGGGGCTGAGCCAGGAGAAGGCGGCCGAGATGCTGGGTGCAGGCCCACTGCTTCATGGCGACCGGACCATAGAGCGCTATTCGCCCACCTAATGGGGTGGCCCGAGACCCCCAGGGTCGCCCACCGCAGCTAGAGCCAAAGAGGCCGCGTGGCTGCCGGGTCTGCAGATCCTGTGGGTCCCTCCTCAGATGGACTCTCTGTAGCATTTGGGGAGTGGGAATTTTTTCCCTGAAAATGTGCAGTGATGGAGATCTTCCGCCTCCCCCCACTTCATGGGGCAGACCAGACCAGCCAAACAGCGAGGGGAGGCCAAGCCCCTCGCTGGGGGTCCCACACGAGTGGTGCTGTTGTGGGGCTGGGAGTAATATGCCACAGGGGTGGGGCTGTTTACAGCTGGGCTATGGCGTGGTGCGAATAGTAAGGTGATGGGGTAGGGCTGTGATCAAACCCCACTTACTGGCCCCCGGCATCCATCCCCTGGTGCGTCCTATCATAGCTGCTCCCTGGAGGGCTGCCAGGAGCCGTGCCCAGATACAATGCAGTCTGTACCGTGCCCCTGCCTTACCTGGCATAGCCACCAagtgcccagcaggggctggtgccTCCCAGCACAAGGAAAATGTGAACCTGCCTCCTACCTCAGGAGCCAGTCGCTCCCCTCCCTGGGACTCAAGGAGGGCCATGTCagtctccgccccccccccacaacctccctgctgcagctggacCCAGTACGAGCACAATAACCCAGCTCTAGGCCCACTGCTTAAatctgcctgccctgccccgcccccagtccTAGCTGCCTCTGTTCAGGCCCCCTCGGAGGCCAGCTTCCCAATGGCGCCAGGCCCGGGGGAGCCAAAGGCTCTGCGAGGGACACAGACATTTGCTGTTGAAGCAACTGCAGCTCTACTCTGTGCCTC
This genomic window contains:
- the HIC1 gene encoding hypermethylated in cancer 1 protein is translated as MTWQKRKSSPIKSADDPKIGSVTSNEEDKVIRIIWVPGPRTCVGRSRLAPRMSGARDARWQQGPALPPAGARPRGERAPGRRTAAPGLRDEPKLEVPRGGSRKPSHLGLKPFACDACGMRFTRQYRLTEHMRIHSGEKPYECQVCGGKFAQQRNLISHMKMHVAGPDGKAKLDFPESVFAMARLTADQLGLKQEKAAELLSHTSHFLSDPKGLESLYPLARFTAEHLGLSQEKAAEMLGAGPLLHGDRTIERYSPT